From the Flavobacterium galactosidilyticum genome, one window contains:
- a CDS encoding M20/M25/M40 family metallo-hydrolase: MKNKSILLFLFLGFFVQAQEKVVINKQEVVRIETELASDKMEGRATFSPGIELASAFIEEEFKKINLAYFDDLTNYRQEFEVKGKAANNVIGILPGKSKPDEYVIFSAHYDHLGMAKDGTDKIYNGANDDASGTTAVITLAKYFKDLGQNERTIIFVAFTGEEIGGFGAKFFSAKMDPNKVVAMFNIEMIGTESKWGENSAYITGFEKTDFGTILQKNLKGTNFKFYQDPYPEQKLFYRSDNARLAAQGVPAHTISTSKMDSEPYYHKVSDEVGVLDLNNMTQIIKAIAISSQSIISGEDTPSRVKN, encoded by the coding sequence ATGAAAAACAAAAGCATCTTATTGTTTCTTTTTCTTGGATTTTTCGTTCAAGCACAAGAAAAAGTAGTCATTAACAAACAAGAAGTAGTACGAATAGAAACAGAACTAGCTTCTGATAAAATGGAAGGAAGAGCTACTTTTTCGCCCGGAATTGAGTTAGCTTCTGCTTTTATCGAAGAGGAGTTCAAAAAAATAAATCTGGCTTATTTTGATGACCTGACAAATTACCGTCAGGAATTTGAGGTTAAAGGGAAAGCGGCTAATAATGTGATTGGAATACTGCCTGGAAAATCAAAACCAGATGAATATGTGATTTTTTCAGCACATTATGATCATTTAGGAATGGCGAAAGACGGAACTGATAAAATATATAATGGAGCTAATGATGATGCTTCAGGAACAACTGCTGTAATTACACTAGCAAAATATTTTAAGGATTTAGGTCAAAACGAAAGAACAATCATTTTTGTTGCTTTTACTGGTGAGGAAATAGGAGGTTTTGGCGCTAAATTTTTCTCTGCAAAAATGGATCCTAATAAGGTAGTTGCTATGTTCAATATCGAAATGATTGGTACTGAAAGTAAATGGGGTGAAAATTCAGCGTACATAACTGGTTTTGAGAAAACAGATTTTGGGACTATTTTACAGAAGAATTTAAAAGGTACGAATTTCAAATTTTATCAAGATCCTTATCCGGAGCAAAAACTTTTTTACCGTTCTGATAATGCAAGATTAGCTGCACAAGGAGTTCCTGCGCATACTATTTCTACATCCAAAATGGATTCAGAGCCTTATTATCATAAAGTAAGTGACGAAGTAGGTGTTCTGGACTTAAATAATATGACCCAAATTATTAAGGCAATAGCCATTAGTTCGCAAAGTATTATTAGCGGTGAGGACACGCCTTCAAGGGTAAAGAATTAA
- a CDS encoding aminotransferase class I/II-fold pyridoxal phosphate-dependent enzyme, with protein MNNEELINFGTCGYLGLEKHPHILEKSRNLLDRYGSHFSISRTYVKASYQDELENLISKIFDNHPVITFTSTSVAHQSVIGTIIQPSDLIILDQQVHYSVQYPCQFAKLQGTMVKMIRHNNMEMLEEFIKRGYNQYDKIWYMADGVYSMYGDLPHKTELLYLLEKYPKLHLYFDDAHGVGWTGVNGCGSVFEHFKHSERVILMSTLAKGFGCIGGIAVFNDAEMHRKVNIYGGILAYTHPLSPSNVGAAIGSAELLLSDKIHTFQKELKDSMEYLNVKLEELNLTNTSSSETPIYFIGTGSVKVAQNLVQRVLADGLYVNTATFPVVPNDKTGLRFTLTRHNTKEHIDQLVDSIGRNFHIAVDEENEDLEKIYKTFNLPFKGKKTLKPAESENIFVENYNSINEVDSQLWDSLFKDNGNYSHNGLRCIEEIFSNNEKVEENWGFHYLIIKDENNEILLATFFTSALCKDDMFALENISRKIEKQREEEPYYLCSKTLTMGSLFTEGEHLYVKGEHSLINETFNQFFIEIEKLKKATDSTVVILRDFQSHFQFNECFENEGFVKVSMPNTNIIKNPKWETTNDLMELIKSRKKRDNIKQYAIRHLDKFDIKIKNQITDEEAIQYFDLFTNVKKANYSFNFFSYPKKMAKILSQYDEWEFIEISLKENDQVVAVVFGYIGDDHYSPLIVGLDYDYIDTHHIYKQAMFQMVKRGNDLNKKNTYLGLTADFEKQKYLALTVPIWAYMKVDETYNLELIDAYSNI; from the coding sequence ATAAATAATGAAGAGTTAATCAATTTTGGTACTTGTGGTTATTTAGGATTAGAAAAGCATCCGCATATTTTAGAGAAGAGTCGTAATTTGTTAGATCGATATGGCTCTCATTTCTCCATTTCAAGAACCTATGTTAAGGCATCATATCAAGATGAATTAGAAAATTTAATTAGTAAAATTTTTGACAATCATCCTGTTATAACATTTACTTCCACATCGGTTGCCCATCAATCGGTAATAGGAACTATTATACAACCTAGTGATTTAATTATTCTAGATCAACAAGTACATTATAGCGTTCAATATCCTTGTCAATTTGCAAAATTACAGGGCACCATGGTAAAAATGATTCGTCATAATAACATGGAAATGCTGGAAGAGTTTATCAAAAGAGGCTATAACCAATACGATAAGATTTGGTATATGGCCGACGGAGTGTATTCTATGTATGGGGATTTGCCCCATAAAACGGAGCTTCTATATTTGCTAGAAAAATACCCAAAACTTCATTTGTATTTTGATGATGCCCATGGTGTGGGATGGACTGGCGTAAATGGATGTGGAAGTGTGTTTGAGCACTTCAAGCATAGTGAAAGGGTGATTTTAATGAGTACTTTGGCCAAAGGTTTTGGATGTATCGGAGGAATTGCCGTTTTTAATGATGCTGAAATGCATAGAAAAGTTAATATTTATGGAGGAATTCTGGCCTATACACACCCTTTGTCTCCATCTAATGTTGGCGCCGCCATTGGATCGGCAGAACTTTTACTCTCAGATAAAATTCATACTTTTCAAAAAGAGTTAAAGGATTCGATGGAGTATTTGAATGTGAAATTAGAAGAGCTTAATTTGACCAACACCTCTTCGAGCGAAACGCCAATTTATTTCATAGGCACTGGTTCTGTGAAGGTGGCTCAAAATCTGGTTCAGCGTGTTTTGGCTGATGGATTGTATGTCAATACGGCGACGTTCCCAGTTGTGCCAAACGATAAAACAGGATTACGATTTACGCTCACAAGACACAATACAAAAGAACATATTGATCAATTAGTTGATTCTATAGGCAGAAATTTCCACATTGCAGTTGATGAAGAAAATGAAGATTTAGAGAAAATTTATAAGACGTTTAATCTTCCTTTTAAAGGTAAAAAGACCTTAAAACCAGCTGAGTCAGAAAATATTTTTGTCGAAAACTATAATAGTATCAATGAAGTAGATTCCCAATTATGGGATAGTCTTTTTAAGGATAATGGGAACTATTCGCATAACGGTTTACGTTGCATAGAAGAAATATTTTCGAATAATGAAAAAGTAGAAGAAAATTGGGGATTTCATTATTTAATCATTAAGGATGAAAATAATGAAATACTATTGGCCACATTTTTTACTAGCGCGCTTTGTAAAGATGATATGTTTGCCTTAGAAAATATTTCACGAAAAATAGAAAAGCAAAGAGAAGAAGAACCATATTATTTATGTTCAAAAACTTTGACAATGGGTTCCTTGTTTACCGAAGGCGAGCATTTGTATGTTAAGGGCGAGCATTCTTTAATAAATGAAACCTTTAATCAGTTTTTTATTGAGATAGAAAAATTAAAAAAAGCCACCGACTCAACGGTTGTTATTCTGAGGGATTTTCAATCCCATTTTCAATTCAATGAATGTTTTGAGAATGAAGGCTTCGTAAAAGTGAGTATGCCAAACACCAATATCATTAAGAATCCAAAGTGGGAAACCACCAATGATTTAATGGAATTAATAAAATCTCGTAAAAAACGAGATAACATTAAACAATATGCTATCAGACATCTTGATAAGTTTGATATTAAAATCAAAAATCAAATAACAGATGAGGAGGCAATTCAATATTTTGATTTATTTACAAATGTCAAAAAAGCAAATTACTCATTCAACTTTTTTAGTTATCCCAAAAAAATGGCTAAAATTCTTTCTCAATATGATGAATGGGAATTTATTGAAATTAGTCTAAAAGAAAATGATCAGGTAGTTGCCGTTGTTTTTGGTTATATTGGGGATGATCACTATTCTCCTTTGATCGTTGGATTAGATTATGACTATATTGATACTCATCACATATATAAGCAAGCCATGTTTCAAATGGTGAAAAGAGGAAACGATCTGAATAAAAAAAATACTTATTTAGGGTTGACTGCTGATTTTGAAAAACAAAAATATTTAGCTTTGACTGTTCCTATATGGGCATATATGAAAG
- a CDS encoding bifunctional 3-deoxy-7-phosphoheptulonate synthase/chorismate mutase type II: MENKKEMRAWLEDFNLTHPLVIAGPCSAETEEQVLKIAHELKDSDVSIFRAGIWKPRTRPGGFEGVGEIGLKWLKKAKEETGLLMGTEVATAAHCKLALEYDIDVLWVGARTTANPFAVQEIADTLAGTDKIVLIKNPVNPDMALWLGGVERLYAAGIKKLGVIHRGFSTYEKTKYRNIPEWQIAIDLQNKFPDLPLIIDPSHITGNRDMILEVTQEALNLNYDGMIIETHTDPDNAWSDAAQQVTPDALKQIFKDLRVRKHDDVSDEYTQKMTKLRANIDVLDGNLLELLGKRMKVADQIGQVKKDANVAVLQNTRWNEILGKMILEGEKKGLTEEFVLRMFKAIHQESIGHQEKIVNG; this comes from the coding sequence ATGGAAAATAAGAAAGAAATGAGAGCGTGGTTAGAAGATTTTAATTTAACTCATCCGTTAGTAATAGCTGGTCCTTGTAGTGCAGAAACAGAAGAGCAAGTATTGAAAATTGCTCATGAATTGAAAGATTCTGATGTAAGTATTTTTAGAGCTGGAATTTGGAAACCAAGAACGCGTCCAGGAGGATTTGAAGGTGTTGGAGAAATTGGATTAAAATGGTTGAAAAAAGCAAAAGAAGAGACTGGTTTATTAATGGGAACTGAAGTTGCAACTGCTGCTCACTGTAAATTAGCTTTGGAATATGATATCGATGTTTTATGGGTTGGTGCTCGTACGACTGCAAATCCATTTGCTGTTCAGGAAATCGCTGACACCTTAGCAGGAACTGATAAAATTGTTTTGATAAAAAACCCAGTAAATCCTGATATGGCTTTATGGTTAGGTGGTGTAGAGCGTTTATATGCTGCTGGAATCAAAAAATTAGGAGTAATTCACAGAGGTTTTTCTACTTACGAAAAAACGAAATACAGAAATATTCCAGAATGGCAAATTGCAATTGACTTGCAAAATAAATTTCCTGATTTGCCTTTAATCATTGACCCATCGCATATTACTGGAAACAGAGATATGATTCTTGAAGTAACTCAGGAAGCTTTGAACTTAAACTATGATGGTATGATTATAGAAACACATACTGATCCTGATAATGCGTGGAGTGATGCTGCACAGCAAGTAACTCCTGATGCTTTGAAACAAATTTTCAAAGATTTAAGAGTAAGAAAGCATGATGATGTATCAGATGAGTACACTCAAAAAATGACCAAGTTAAGGGCGAACATTGATGTTTTAGATGGTAATTTATTAGAATTACTTGGAAAACGTATGAAAGTTGCTGACCAAATAGGTCAAGTAAAGAAAGATGCTAACGTTGCAGTATTACAAAATACACGTTGGAATGAAATCCTTGGAAAAATGATCCTAGAAGGTGAAAAGAAAGGTTTGACAGAAGAGTTTGTGCTTAGAATGTTCAAAGCTATCCACCAAGAAAGTATTGGTCACCAAGAAAAAATTGTAAATGGTTAA
- the rsgA gene encoding ribosome small subunit-dependent GTPase A, with the protein MTGLVYKSTGSWYTVKSEQGDFIECRMKGKFRIKGIKSTNPIAVGDIVDYELEESSDTVTGTIHNIHERKNYIVRKSVNLSHQMHIIASNIDRVFLLITINNPPTTFNFIDRFLVTAEAYGIETVLVFNKIDTFDDATLDEQLYMQHVYQEIGYKCLRVSSTEMKGIDALKEMMIGKVSMFSGHSGVGKSTLVNAMEPSLHLKTKTISEASKQGQHTTTFAEMYDLSFDAKIIDTPGIKGFGIVDMEKEEISGYFPEFFKLKDQCKFNNCLHKEEPHCAIKAALERDEIAWSRYNSYLKILEGDDEHYRTDIHNEDRIISDKSRE; encoded by the coding sequence ATGACAGGACTCGTATATAAATCTACAGGAAGTTGGTACACCGTAAAATCAGAACAAGGAGATTTTATAGAATGCCGTATGAAAGGGAAATTCAGAATCAAGGGAATAAAAAGTACTAATCCTATTGCAGTGGGTGATATTGTGGATTATGAACTAGAAGAATCATCAGATACTGTTACGGGAACGATTCATAACATTCACGAGAGAAAGAATTATATCGTTCGAAAATCGGTGAATTTATCGCATCAAATGCATATTATTGCGTCTAATATTGACCGTGTATTTTTATTGATAACCATCAATAATCCACCAACTACTTTCAATTTTATCGACCGTTTTCTGGTGACTGCCGAAGCGTATGGAATCGAAACGGTTTTAGTTTTTAATAAAATAGACACTTTTGACGATGCTACACTTGATGAACAATTGTACATGCAACACGTTTACCAAGAAATAGGATATAAATGCTTGCGTGTTTCTTCAACTGAAATGAAGGGAATCGATGCGTTAAAAGAAATGATGATTGGCAAAGTAAGTATGTTCTCAGGGCATTCTGGTGTTGGAAAATCGACATTGGTTAATGCAATGGAACCTTCTTTACATCTAAAAACAAAAACGATTTCTGAAGCCAGTAAACAAGGACAACATACCACGACTTTTGCCGAAATGTATGATTTGTCTTTTGATGCTAAAATTATTGATACTCCTGGAATCAAAGGTTTCGGGATTGTTGATATGGAAAAAGAAGAAATTAGTGGCTATTTCCCTGAGTTTTTCAAATTGAAAGACCAATGTAAATTCAATAATTGCTTGCATAAAGAAGAACCGCATTGTGCTATAAAAGCAGCTTTGGAAAGAGACGAAATTGCATGGTCTCGATACAATAGTTATCTTAAAATACTAGAAGGTGACGATGAGCATTATCGTACCGATATTCATAATGAAGATCGAATAATTAGCGATAAAAGTAGGGAGTAG
- a CDS encoding prephenate dehydrogenase yields MKIYIIGIGLIGGSMALDIKALHPNATICGIDANENHLKEAIALGVVDVVGKMEDLVSADFVILSVPVDVAMVVLPTVLDAIGDDTIVFEVGSTKMPICDAVANHSKRRNFIATHPIAGTEFSGPSAAIHGLFQGKTNIICEVEKTAFKLQEKALELFRELGMRIRYMEPKSHDKHIAYVSHLSHISSFMLGKTVINKEKHEQDIFDMAGSGFESTVRLAKSSPAMWTPIFKQNRKQVVKTLEEYISNLTQFKDLLINEDYNAIFEEMESVNRIKEILNGMKK; encoded by the coding sequence ATGAAAATATATATAATAGGAATAGGATTAATAGGTGGTTCAATGGCATTGGACATTAAAGCATTGCATCCTAATGCTACGATTTGTGGAATTGATGCTAATGAAAATCATTTGAAAGAAGCGATTGCATTAGGCGTTGTGGATGTAGTTGGAAAAATGGAAGATTTAGTTTCGGCTGATTTTGTGATTTTGTCCGTTCCCGTTGATGTAGCAATGGTAGTTTTACCAACTGTTTTAGATGCAATTGGAGATGATACGATAGTTTTTGAAGTAGGTTCGACAAAAATGCCTATTTGCGATGCAGTTGCGAATCACTCTAAAAGAAGAAATTTTATTGCTACTCATCCTATTGCAGGAACTGAATTTTCTGGACCATCAGCAGCAATACATGGTTTATTTCAAGGCAAAACCAACATTATTTGTGAGGTTGAAAAAACAGCTTTTAAGCTGCAGGAGAAAGCATTAGAATTGTTTAGAGAATTGGGAATGAGAATTCGTTATATGGAGCCGAAATCACATGATAAACACATTGCTTATGTTTCACATTTATCACATATTAGTTCGTTTATGCTCGGGAAAACAGTGATTAATAAGGAAAAACATGAGCAGGATATATTTGATATGGCGGGTTCTGGTTTTGAAAGTACTGTTAGATTAGCTAAAAGTTCTCCAGCGATGTGGACACCAATTTTTAAACAAAACAGAAAGCAAGTAGTAAAAACGCTAGAGGAATATATATCGAATTTGACTCAGTTTAAAGATCTACTGATAAATGAAGATTATAACGCCATTTTTGAAGAAATGGAAAGCGTTAATAGAATAAAGGAAATTTTGAACGGAATGAAAAAGTAG
- a CDS encoding aminotransferase class I/II-fold pyridoxal phosphate-dependent enzyme: MITTAKRLDIIEEYYFSSKLREVRQLASEGKPIINMGIGSPDLLPSKAVVDAVVLAMQEENAHQYQSYQGLPELRQGMANFYKNNFDVALNSNTEILPLMGSKEGIMHISLAFLNEGDHVLIPNPGYPTYTSVTNLVGAAPVYYDLKESTNWEPDFEALEKLDLSKVKIMWIGYPHMPTGARGSLELFAKLVVFAKKHQILLVNDNPYSFVLNDKPMSLLQVEGAKEVALELNSLSKTFNMAGWRVGMVLGNAACIDAVLKVKSNMDSGMFFGIQKGAIEALKSDASWFEEMNSIYRKRRVLTEQLAEKLGCKVYKAGVGLFVWAKLPEGVTSAEKFIDQILHEKSIFITPGTIFGSNGEGYIRFALCVKEEKVQEAIDRFN, encoded by the coding sequence ATGATTACAACAGCGAAACGTTTAGATATAATTGAAGAATACTATTTCTCCTCTAAATTGAGAGAAGTAAGACAACTGGCCTCAGAGGGGAAACCAATTATCAATATGGGAATTGGAAGTCCTGATTTACTGCCTTCAAAAGCAGTAGTTGATGCGGTAGTTCTAGCAATGCAAGAGGAAAATGCGCATCAGTATCAAAGTTATCAGGGTTTGCCAGAATTACGTCAAGGAATGGCTAATTTTTATAAGAACAATTTTGATGTTGCCTTGAATTCAAACACGGAGATTTTGCCATTGATGGGTTCAAAAGAGGGGATTATGCATATTTCACTGGCTTTCTTGAATGAAGGAGACCACGTTTTAATCCCAAATCCCGGATATCCTACTTATACGTCGGTGACTAATTTAGTAGGAGCGGCTCCAGTTTATTATGATTTGAAAGAAAGCACGAATTGGGAACCTGATTTTGAAGCTTTGGAAAAACTAGATCTTTCGAAAGTAAAAATTATGTGGATAGGTTATCCACATATGCCAACAGGAGCCAGAGGAAGTTTGGAATTGTTCGCAAAGTTGGTGGTTTTTGCAAAAAAACATCAGATATTATTGGTCAATGACAATCCGTATAGTTTTGTTTTGAATGACAAACCGATGAGCTTGTTGCAAGTGGAAGGTGCGAAAGAAGTAGCTTTGGAATTGAATTCCTTGAGTAAAACTTTCAATATGGCGGGATGGAGAGTAGGAATGGTTCTAGGTAATGCCGCTTGTATAGATGCTGTTTTGAAAGTAAAAAGCAATATGGACAGCGGAATGTTTTTTGGAATCCAAAAAGGAGCAATCGAAGCTTTGAAAAGTGATGCTTCCTGGTTTGAAGAAATGAATAGCATTTACAGAAAAAGAAGAGTACTTACCGAGCAACTAGCTGAAAAATTAGGTTGCAAAGTTTATAAAGCAGGAGTTGGATTATTCGTTTGGGCGAAATTACCCGAAGGAGTCACATCTGCAGAAAAGTTTATCGATCAAATTTTACATGAGAAATCAATATTCATTACACCGGGAACAATTTTTGGAAGTAATGGAGAGGGATACATCAGATTTGCATTGTGTGTGAAAGAGGAGAAAGTACAAGAAGCAATTGATAGATTTAATTAA
- the gldA gene encoding gliding motility-associated ABC transporter ATP-binding subunit GldA produces the protein MSIEVKNISKSYGAQRALDNISFSVNKGEIVGFLGPNGAGKSTLMKILTTYINADEGSAIVNGHDVNSDQKAVQLSIGYLPEHNPLYLELYVREYLAFNADVYKVAKSRIEEVIQLTGLSSESHKKIGQLSKGYRQRVGLANALLHNPDVLILDEPTTGLDPNQLIEIRNVIKNAGKDKTIFLSTHIMQEVEAICDRVIIINNGKIVTDKKLDKLISTDKEQVIEVEFDYKIEEQAIAKIENLTSYKNTHDMIWELTFLADKDMRPAVFDFATANGLKTLQLNQKNKNLEAVFREITKK, from the coding sequence ATGTCAATAGAAGTAAAAAATATATCCAAAAGTTACGGTGCTCAACGCGCCTTAGACAACATCTCGTTTTCTGTAAATAAAGGTGAAATCGTAGGTTTTCTTGGTCCAAATGGAGCTGGAAAATCTACTTTGATGAAAATATTGACTACTTATATCAATGCTGACGAAGGTTCAGCCATTGTAAACGGGCATGATGTAAACTCAGATCAGAAAGCGGTGCAACTATCTATCGGCTATTTGCCAGAACATAATCCGTTATATTTAGAGTTGTATGTGAGGGAATATTTGGCTTTTAATGCTGATGTCTATAAAGTAGCTAAATCCCGAATTGAAGAAGTGATTCAACTTACTGGTTTGTCTAGTGAAAGTCATAAAAAAATTGGTCAATTATCTAAAGGGTATCGTCAACGTGTAGGACTTGCAAACGCTTTATTGCACAATCCCGATGTTTTGATTCTGGATGAACCAACAACTGGTCTAGATCCTAACCAATTGATTGAAATACGAAATGTAATAAAGAATGCAGGCAAGGACAAGACTATTTTCCTTTCTACTCACATCATGCAGGAAGTTGAAGCTATTTGTGACCGTGTCATTATCATTAATAATGGTAAAATTGTAACTGATAAAAAGTTAGATAAATTAATTTCTACCGACAAAGAACAAGTAATCGAAGTAGAATTTGATTATAAAATAGAAGAGCAGGCAATTGCCAAAATAGAAAACCTTACTTCCTATAAAAATACTCACGATATGATTTGGGAATTAACTTTCCTAGCTGACAAAGACATGCGTCCTGCCGTTTTTGACTTTGCTACGGCAAACGGATTGAAGACCCTTCAACTTAATCAGAAAAACAAAAACTTAGAAGCTGTTTTTAGAGAAATAACTAAGAAATAA
- the dtd gene encoding D-aminoacyl-tRNA deacylase encodes MKVVIQRVSCASVTIDSKVVADIQTGLLVLVGIEDADNQEDINWLTAKIANIRIFGDENEVMNLSVKDVDGDVIVVSQFTLQANTKKGNRPSYIKASKPDVAIPLYENFVQQLEKDLGKKVQTGVFGADMKVLLLNDGPVTIGIDSKNRE; translated from the coding sequence TTGAAAGTAGTAATTCAAAGAGTTTCCTGCGCCTCAGTAACGATTGATTCAAAAGTAGTAGCCGATATTCAAACAGGATTATTGGTTTTGGTTGGTATTGAAGATGCAGATAATCAAGAAGATATCAATTGGTTAACTGCTAAAATCGCCAATATTCGCATTTTTGGAGATGAAAATGAAGTAATGAATCTCTCTGTAAAAGATGTAGATGGTGATGTGATTGTAGTGAGTCAATTTACGCTTCAGGCCAATACCAAAAAAGGAAATCGTCCATCGTACATAAAAGCTTCAAAACCAGATGTTGCTATTCCATTATATGAAAACTTTGTGCAACAATTAGAAAAAGACCTGGGTAAGAAAGTGCAAACAGGAGTTTTTGGTGCCGATATGAAAGTGCTTTTATTGAATGACGGTCCAGTAACCATTGGAATTGATAGTAAAAACAGGGAGTGA
- a CDS encoding prephenate dehydratase: MDNKIAIQGIKGSFHHQVAQEYYEQNVMVDECMSFEELVDSLLSGKSDQAVMAIENSIAGPIIPNYALIDKNNLHIIGEHYLKIHQNLMALKGQKMEDITEVHSHPMAILQCMDFLKKYPNIKLVEDKDTAETARRIQEKQLKGIAAIASKTAAEMYDLEILAPEIQTIKNNMTRFVIIKKENSFVPANEIRRASIKFELDHKRGSLAAVLNAMSDCKLNLTKIQSLPKIETPWKYSFFVDVTFEKYEDYAKAKSLLVIMAEYFKVLGEYKNTKE, translated from the coding sequence ATGGATAATAAAATTGCAATACAAGGAATAAAAGGATCTTTTCATCATCAGGTAGCACAAGAATATTACGAGCAAAATGTAATGGTAGACGAGTGTATGTCTTTTGAGGAATTGGTAGATAGCTTGCTTTCAGGTAAATCGGATCAGGCAGTTATGGCGATAGAAAATTCTATAGCGGGGCCAATTATTCCAAATTATGCTTTGATCGATAAAAATAATTTGCACATAATAGGCGAACATTATTTAAAGATTCACCAAAATTTAATGGCATTAAAAGGTCAGAAAATGGAGGATATAACGGAGGTACATTCACATCCAATGGCTATTTTACAATGTATGGATTTCTTAAAGAAATATCCAAATATTAAGTTAGTTGAAGATAAAGATACTGCTGAAACAGCTCGAAGAATTCAAGAAAAGCAACTAAAAGGAATTGCTGCAATTGCTAGTAAAACGGCTGCCGAAATGTATGACTTAGAGATTTTGGCCCCGGAAATTCAGACGATTAAAAATAACATGACTCGTTTTGTTATCATAAAAAAAGAAAATTCATTTGTGCCAGCAAATGAAATCCGAAGAGCTTCTATCAAATTTGAATTGGATCACAAACGTGGCAGTTTAGCTGCGGTTTTGAATGCGATGAGCGATTGCAAACTGAATCTAACTAAAATTCAATCGTTGCCAAAAATAGAAACACCTTGGAAATACTCCTTTTTTGTAGATGTTACTTTCGAAAAATATGAAGATTACGCTAAAGCAAAATCCTTATTAGTAATTATGGCAGAATATTTTAAAGTGTTAGGTGAATATAAAAACACAAAAGAATAA